A genome region from Corallococcus exiguus includes the following:
- a CDS encoding tetratricopeptide repeat protein, with product MAETPSEIANSLVPLARQPAMVLLESGYLWLDMGHFDKAKEVFVGAAALMPKSEVPQIGLGAVEFAQGKHDKALAAYRVAQRLAPLSSLPRAHAGEALLFMGKVPEALKELKAAIDLEPESDGAKLAQALIQAKEAGALPPPKK from the coding sequence ATGGCGGAGACCCCTTCGGAGATTGCCAACAGCCTCGTGCCCCTGGCGCGCCAGCCGGCCATGGTCCTGCTGGAGTCTGGCTACCTGTGGCTGGATATGGGGCACTTCGACAAGGCCAAGGAGGTCTTCGTCGGTGCCGCCGCGCTGATGCCCAAGAGCGAGGTGCCCCAGATTGGTCTGGGCGCCGTGGAGTTCGCGCAGGGCAAGCACGACAAGGCCCTGGCGGCCTACCGGGTCGCCCAGCGGCTCGCGCCCCTGTCGTCACTTCCCCGGGCACACGCGGGTGAAGCGCTGTTGTTCATGGGCAAGGTGCCGGAGGCCCTCAAGGAACTGAAGGCCGCCATCGACCTGGAGCCCGAAAGCGACGGCGCGAAGCTGGCCCAGGCGCTCATCCAGGCGAAGGAAGCGGGGGCCCTGCCTCCGCCGAAGAAGTAG
- a CDS encoding flavin monoamine oxidase family protein, producing MDHKADVVILGAGAAGLAAAERLMSQGLRVIVLEARDRVGGRVATLRDTVADVPLELGAEFVHGRPAGLLRRIHRAGLTVSPCNDTHALLWRGKLGDGDDAFAFQEPLMSAQGPDRPMAAWVAEQARIHRWPPVVCAMARSYVRGFYAADPGVASTLAISRMERTADAAGGTTPSRVLEGYDRVPHAMAEELFAKPDTLFLNAVAEEVRWRPGSVLVQARTRQGTPLGTFQGKHAVVTLPVGVLQAKPPAPGAVRFVPRVREQERAWNRLAMGSLVKVLLRFRTAFWREQEDTSRFGFFHAPASAFSTWWTLSPHRRTRHLVGWSGGPTAALLSRSSEKVVLGRALQGLSLLFHLPVRELHARLEAWRVQDWQAEPYTRGGYAVIPSGAMDAVETLARPVGRTLFFAGEATHVGGDEGTVHGALETGRRAADELLARRSKA from the coding sequence ATGGATCACAAGGCGGATGTCGTCATCCTGGGGGCCGGTGCCGCGGGGCTCGCCGCGGCTGAACGATTGATGAGCCAGGGCCTGCGGGTCATCGTGCTGGAAGCCCGAGACCGCGTGGGCGGCCGCGTGGCGACGCTCCGGGACACGGTGGCGGACGTGCCCCTGGAGCTGGGCGCCGAGTTCGTCCATGGCAGGCCCGCTGGATTGCTGAGGCGTATCCACCGGGCGGGGCTGACGGTAAGCCCTTGCAACGACACGCATGCGCTCCTGTGGCGTGGGAAGCTGGGTGACGGGGACGACGCCTTCGCGTTCCAGGAGCCCCTGATGTCCGCGCAGGGACCGGACCGTCCCATGGCGGCGTGGGTGGCGGAGCAGGCGCGCATCCACCGGTGGCCACCCGTCGTGTGCGCGATGGCGCGCTCGTACGTCCGGGGCTTCTACGCGGCGGATCCGGGCGTCGCGAGCACGCTCGCCATCTCGCGGATGGAGCGGACCGCTGACGCAGCCGGGGGCACGACGCCGTCGCGCGTGCTGGAGGGGTATGACCGCGTGCCGCACGCGATGGCCGAGGAGCTGTTCGCGAAGCCGGACACGCTGTTCCTCAACGCCGTGGCCGAGGAGGTGCGCTGGAGACCGGGCTCGGTCCTCGTGCAGGCCCGGACGCGGCAGGGCACTCCGCTCGGGACGTTCCAGGGGAAGCACGCGGTGGTGACGCTTCCCGTGGGTGTGTTGCAGGCGAAGCCGCCCGCTCCGGGGGCCGTGCGCTTCGTGCCTCGCGTGCGTGAGCAGGAGCGCGCCTGGAACCGGTTGGCGATGGGCTCCCTGGTGAAGGTCCTGCTGCGCTTCCGCACGGCGTTCTGGCGGGAGCAGGAGGACACCTCGCGCTTTGGCTTCTTCCACGCGCCCGCCTCCGCGTTCTCCACGTGGTGGACGCTGTCGCCCCATCGACGCACGCGGCACCTGGTGGGCTGGAGTGGAGGCCCTACCGCCGCCTTGCTGTCCCGCTCGAGCGAGAAGGTGGTGCTGGGACGCGCACTCCAGGGGCTGTCCCTGCTCTTCCATCTCCCCGTGCGGGAGCTGCACGCGCGGCTGGAAGCGTGGCGCGTACAGGACTGGCAGGCGGAGCCGTACACGCGCGGGGGCTACGCGGTCATTCCCTCGGGCGCGATGGACGCCGTCGAGACACTCGCGAGGCCCGTGGGGCGGACGCTCTTCTTCGCTGGCGAGGCCACGCACGTGGGCGGAGATGAAGGCACCGTGCATGGCGCGCTCGAGACGGGACGGCGTGCGGCGGACGAGCTGTTGGCCCGGCGCTCGAAGGCTTGA
- a CDS encoding EAL domain-containing protein, whose amino-acid sequence MTPLNGCGRCQTLPETPDVPGRLFLWPPLGHSLGKLVAHLRDSGDTFQLRTDVQCVVVGMGQGGLRKLSASLPNVLTAEEVRGTRALFVEGDGEPGMADFPRVDSLQRLTTLHQSGWLVDMLAESRLTTFFQPIVHAQDTSRVFAHEALLRGRDRDGALVPPNRLFDTAREADLLFQLDLAARTTAIREAVRHQLSTHLFINFTPTAIYDPAYCLRSTVAAIRESGIPESHVVFEIIESDRAANAAHLRAIVDFYRAAGFKVALDDLGAGYSSLNLIHQLRPEFMKLDMELVRGVHADPYKASIVQKLLEIARQLGIQTVAEGIETPEELSWVRRHGVDFVQGYLIAKPAGAPASTTPRITD is encoded by the coding sequence ATGACCCCGTTGAACGGATGTGGACGCTGCCAGACCCTGCCCGAGACGCCGGACGTACCGGGGCGTCTCTTCCTGTGGCCGCCGCTGGGCCACAGCCTGGGCAAGCTGGTGGCGCACCTGCGTGATTCGGGGGACACCTTCCAGCTGCGCACCGACGTTCAGTGTGTCGTGGTGGGGATGGGGCAGGGCGGCCTGCGGAAGCTCTCCGCGAGCCTCCCCAACGTGCTGACGGCGGAGGAGGTGCGGGGCACGCGCGCCCTCTTCGTCGAGGGCGACGGCGAGCCCGGCATGGCGGACTTCCCGCGCGTGGACTCACTGCAGCGGCTCACCACGCTGCATCAGTCCGGGTGGCTGGTGGACATGCTGGCGGAGTCTCGGCTCACCACGTTCTTCCAGCCCATCGTGCACGCGCAGGACACCTCGCGCGTCTTCGCGCACGAGGCGCTGTTGCGAGGCCGCGACCGCGACGGGGCGCTGGTGCCCCCGAACCGGCTGTTCGACACGGCGCGCGAGGCGGACCTGTTGTTCCAGCTGGACCTGGCCGCGCGGACTACGGCCATCCGCGAGGCGGTGCGGCACCAGCTGAGCACGCACCTGTTCATCAACTTCACGCCCACGGCCATCTACGATCCGGCCTACTGCCTGCGCTCCACGGTGGCGGCCATCCGCGAGTCGGGCATCCCAGAGTCGCACGTCGTCTTCGAGATCATCGAATCCGACCGGGCCGCGAACGCGGCGCACCTGCGCGCCATCGTGGATTTCTATCGGGCGGCGGGCTTCAAGGTGGCGCTGGACGATCTGGGCGCGGGCTACTCGTCGCTGAACCTCATCCACCAGCTCCGGCCGGAGTTCATGAAGCTGGACATGGAGCTGGTGCGGGGCGTCCACGCGGACCCCTACAAGGCGTCCATCGTGCAGAAGCTGCTGGAGATCGCCCGGCAGCTCGGCATCCAGACGGTGGCCGAGGGCATCGAGACGCCCGAGGAGCTGTCCTGGGTGCGCCGGCACGGGGTGGACTTCGTGCAGGGCTATCTCATCGCGAAGCCCGCGGGCGCGCCGGCGAGCACCACCCCGCGCATCACGGATTGA
- a CDS encoding LVIVD repeat-containing protein yields MNRLSLVAATALLAFGCGKDSSDNKAECQLEAIDLTGCDRSTLGAVQAEGVWNVNVDLNDGYSGPSSIRFSPGEPLLVGLAMTTKQVTPDTFFLASDVAGSTAGSTVRYAFAGCKASGPGEVLGVVRVCGNGATVSQGTFTARRVVRREGEAESDRVALLGQGVLPRGAANGVAVADGYAYVIAGSEGLFVYNVKDPANPTLVSEQKIPSETFTNALINGTTLYLGTYAKGIRICSLANPEVPTCDKTVLGDLTVRVDGLAKDGNLLYVASPLPKSDIIILDVTQPSAPTLVVRYTVEGSSPDLSEYPYALAVQDNRLYVSNWSYGITVTDLAPLATTAKLPKILGRFGGPSTSALAVGKLGDTAVVYQGSDAWGSSILALDATNPEAIVQRGELPLRLEATLGGMTLSGTTLYVANYQDGLRVYDVSTLGTPKAAGYFNTWNETDAGRGKSYFDGLQGVHVADGLVYGWDTTRGLLIFRHTP; encoded by the coding sequence ATGAATCGTCTCTCTCTCGTCGCCGCTACCGCGCTCCTCGCCTTCGGTTGTGGCAAGGACAGTTCCGATAACAAGGCTGAGTGTCAGCTTGAAGCCATCGACCTGACCGGTTGTGACAGGTCGACGTTGGGTGCCGTTCAGGCGGAAGGCGTGTGGAACGTCAACGTCGACCTGAATGACGGCTACTCGGGCCCTTCGTCCATCCGGTTCTCGCCCGGGGAGCCGCTCCTCGTCGGCCTGGCGATGACGACGAAGCAAGTCACTCCGGACACCTTCTTCCTGGCCAGCGACGTGGCGGGCAGCACGGCCGGCTCGACGGTGCGCTACGCGTTCGCCGGCTGCAAGGCCTCCGGGCCGGGCGAGGTGCTGGGGGTGGTGCGCGTGTGCGGCAACGGCGCGACGGTGAGCCAGGGCACCTTCACCGCCAGGCGCGTCGTGCGTCGCGAGGGCGAGGCCGAGTCCGACCGCGTGGCGTTGTTGGGCCAGGGCGTGCTGCCCCGCGGCGCCGCCAACGGCGTGGCGGTCGCGGACGGCTACGCCTACGTCATCGCGGGCAGCGAGGGCCTGTTCGTCTACAACGTGAAGGATCCCGCGAACCCGACGCTGGTGTCCGAGCAGAAGATTCCCTCGGAGACGTTCACCAACGCGCTCATCAACGGCACGACGCTCTACCTGGGCACCTACGCGAAGGGCATCCGCATCTGCAGCCTCGCCAACCCGGAGGTCCCCACCTGCGACAAGACGGTGCTGGGGGACCTGACGGTGCGCGTGGACGGCCTGGCGAAGGACGGCAACCTGCTCTACGTGGCGTCGCCCCTGCCCAAGTCGGACATCATCATCCTGGACGTGACCCAGCCGTCCGCGCCGACCCTCGTGGTGCGCTACACGGTGGAGGGCTCCTCGCCCGACCTGAGCGAGTACCCCTACGCCCTGGCGGTGCAGGACAACCGCCTGTACGTGAGCAACTGGAGCTACGGCATCACGGTGACGGACCTCGCGCCCCTGGCGACGACGGCGAAGTTGCCCAAGATCCTGGGCCGCTTCGGCGGGCCCTCCACCAGCGCCCTGGCGGTGGGCAAGCTGGGGGACACCGCGGTCGTCTACCAGGGCTCGGACGCGTGGGGCTCCTCCATCCTGGCGCTGGACGCCACGAACCCGGAGGCCATCGTGCAGCGCGGTGAGTTGCCGCTGCGGCTCGAGGCGACGCTGGGCGGCATGACCCTGTCGGGCACCACGCTCTACGTGGCCAACTACCAGGACGGCCTGCGGGTGTACGACGTGTCCACGCTGGGGACGCCGAAGGCCGCCGGGTACTTCAACACCTGGAACGAGACCGACGCGGGCCGTGGCAAGAGCTACTTCGACGGCCTGCAGGGCGTTCATGTCGCGGACGGGCTGGTGTATGGGTGGGACACGACGCGCGGGCTGCTCATCTTCCGCCACACCCCGTGA
- a CDS encoding PD40 domain-containing protein, whose amino-acid sequence MNPRPHVIAVLLALLLPELALAQVFVVPRRAGKTPVNSFEFEWRHIDILVGPAATGLAKPADHTAHENPPGTQGGANPQAPTTSPQTGDPQSPPGGPEVTPSGNVTMAPPGDRMPPTDGIALDMGASDAGIPPTVTGLPDGGIPPPGVVALVDGGTVGDAGTLAGVTSEDGGAVFSGAPLMLGGGTDGGFKYTYAKDLGAKTGGVRFYFYEREREVAERAAPIVEEAYRYLVDQFKYVPTETFPYILYSSYAEFLQTNVFAVSEGTLGVTSTEDLKLSLPYLGDHHLFEEVSTHELAHQFTIQKVRTVAEQAKTFGDPLGGYPLWFIEGLAEFYAKRGLDPEAEMMVRDLLVNPDLMKGYAFLDFFSPGPYGYLWIYKVGQARVAFLEDEYGAGITQRLLEEAPRLVGGSRDSPSLKFEELLERLTGDDPKRISARFENWLKRRAFKTYLDSSQTAPALDSIGETPGIVTAMASGPDGNVLALRTIIPETGESRLYLTDPRTPGKTVKVAGDGVPGVESLHPVSGRNFALTKDKLAFVAERTGRDVLYVQDYVHTSEKRATDVLVRRSAVRTGIGTEVGLNVTLETGDRRAYRVDKQGVLAIYSPAFSPDGRYVAFIGINDTGLRDVYLVDLTQGEDAKIRKLTDDVFAERQVTWGPSGIIYTSDATSHRKYNLFRIKPDAPVGQSERLTSEDRDEADPLALPDGRVFFVAFNKSSSDLHERLADGRIVRRTDLTTGVFEPGPGPDGGLWMLFHMSGERKPSLLRPPRMLSLESPKEPVADPPSPMALKPLTDAQAYRPFTRENIELGPIFGFAGAGGGGFVGQVFASASDRLRDHQMVLTLAVYGSFELTDGLLLYVNDEKRTTWGAGLFQSLRFRVDKTFDNLPPEQRPFFVSSERYFGALGSLRYPLSTFFYVQGDLSIGGTKYFLDDYNEFYLAFPERNVSNMELLSAWRADNQHIRFQTELSGRVGYDSIKYHYATGPLAGSSVLLEATAGVQPFDGQAYGNLRLDAERYFPIYGRTNFFARLGAGTTAGGRYARSYYLSSFDTLRGVNFGDERWLLGQHFVYSTLEAQLPLNDIIRVAFLSDLEAIAAVDMGGVGDGARDLWDHRVLNAVVGFNLSLGPLLLRLHFAKPFDINAAAGMPDEGWVTNFSIGVAGLNGFFDTRGDRKPGSSTPGPALMPALGGGYTTPMVH is encoded by the coding sequence TTGAACCCCCGTCCGCACGTCATCGCCGTGCTGCTGGCCCTGCTCCTGCCGGAGCTCGCGCTGGCCCAGGTCTTCGTCGTTCCCCGCCGCGCGGGGAAGACGCCCGTGAACAGCTTCGAGTTCGAGTGGCGGCATATCGACATCCTCGTGGGCCCCGCCGCCACCGGCCTGGCGAAGCCCGCGGACCACACCGCGCATGAGAATCCTCCCGGCACGCAGGGCGGCGCCAATCCGCAGGCGCCCACCACGTCGCCCCAGACGGGCGACCCGCAGTCTCCGCCGGGCGGCCCGGAGGTCACCCCTTCCGGCAACGTGACCATGGCACCGCCGGGTGATCGGATGCCCCCGACCGATGGCATCGCTCTCGACATGGGCGCGTCCGACGCCGGCATCCCTCCGACCGTCACGGGCCTTCCCGACGGCGGCATCCCGCCCCCGGGCGTGGTGGCGCTGGTGGACGGCGGCACGGTGGGCGACGCGGGCACGCTCGCGGGCGTCACCAGCGAGGACGGCGGCGCGGTGTTCTCCGGCGCGCCGCTGATGCTGGGAGGCGGCACGGACGGCGGCTTCAAGTACACCTACGCGAAGGACCTGGGCGCGAAGACGGGCGGCGTGCGCTTCTACTTCTACGAGCGCGAGCGCGAAGTGGCCGAGCGGGCCGCGCCCATCGTCGAGGAGGCGTACCGGTACCTGGTGGATCAGTTCAAGTACGTCCCCACGGAGACGTTCCCGTACATCCTCTACAGCAGCTACGCGGAGTTCCTGCAGACGAACGTGTTCGCGGTCTCCGAGGGCACGCTGGGCGTCACCTCCACGGAGGACCTGAAGCTGTCCCTGCCGTACCTGGGCGACCACCATCTCTTCGAGGAGGTCAGCACGCACGAACTGGCGCACCAGTTCACCATCCAGAAGGTGCGCACCGTGGCCGAGCAGGCCAAGACGTTCGGCGACCCGCTGGGCGGCTACCCGCTGTGGTTCATCGAAGGTCTGGCGGAGTTCTACGCCAAGCGCGGCCTGGACCCCGAAGCCGAGATGATGGTGCGGGACCTGCTGGTGAACCCGGACCTGATGAAGGGCTATGCCTTCCTCGACTTCTTCTCCCCCGGGCCGTACGGCTACCTGTGGATCTACAAGGTCGGTCAGGCGCGCGTGGCGTTCCTGGAGGACGAGTACGGCGCGGGCATCACCCAGCGGCTCCTGGAGGAGGCACCCCGGCTGGTGGGCGGCTCGCGCGATTCCCCGTCGCTCAAGTTCGAGGAGTTGCTGGAGCGGCTGACGGGGGATGATCCCAAGCGCATCTCCGCGCGGTTCGAGAACTGGCTCAAGCGCCGGGCGTTCAAGACGTACCTGGACTCGTCGCAGACGGCGCCCGCGCTGGACTCGATTGGAGAGACGCCGGGAATCGTGACGGCGATGGCCAGCGGTCCGGACGGCAACGTGCTGGCGCTGCGCACCATCATTCCGGAGACGGGCGAGAGCCGGCTGTACCTCACGGATCCGCGCACGCCGGGCAAGACGGTGAAGGTGGCGGGCGACGGCGTGCCGGGCGTGGAGTCCCTGCACCCGGTGTCCGGCCGCAACTTCGCGCTGACCAAGGACAAGCTCGCGTTCGTGGCGGAGCGCACCGGACGCGACGTGCTGTACGTGCAGGACTACGTGCACACCTCCGAGAAGCGGGCCACGGACGTGCTGGTGCGCCGGTCGGCGGTGCGCACGGGCATTGGCACGGAGGTGGGCCTCAACGTGACGCTGGAGACGGGCGACCGGCGCGCGTACCGCGTCGACAAGCAGGGCGTGCTGGCCATCTACTCGCCGGCCTTCTCTCCGGACGGCCGCTACGTCGCGTTCATCGGCATCAACGACACGGGCCTGCGCGACGTGTACCTGGTGGACCTCACGCAGGGCGAGGACGCGAAGATCCGCAAGCTCACCGACGACGTCTTCGCCGAGCGCCAGGTCACCTGGGGCCCGTCCGGCATCATCTACACGTCCGACGCGACGTCGCACCGCAAGTACAACCTCTTCCGCATCAAGCCGGACGCGCCGGTGGGACAGTCCGAGCGCCTCACCAGCGAGGACCGCGACGAGGCGGATCCGCTGGCGCTGCCGGACGGCCGCGTGTTCTTCGTGGCCTTCAACAAGAGCAGCTCCGACCTGCACGAGCGGCTGGCGGATGGCCGCATCGTGCGCCGCACCGACCTGACGACGGGTGTCTTCGAGCCGGGCCCCGGCCCCGACGGTGGCCTGTGGATGCTCTTCCACATGAGCGGTGAGCGGAAGCCGTCCCTGCTGCGTCCGCCGCGCATGCTGTCGCTGGAGAGCCCGAAGGAGCCGGTGGCGGATCCGCCCTCCCCCATGGCGCTCAAGCCGCTCACCGACGCGCAGGCCTACAGGCCCTTCACCCGGGAGAACATCGAGCTGGGGCCCATCTTCGGCTTCGCGGGCGCGGGCGGCGGCGGCTTCGTGGGCCAGGTGTTCGCGTCCGCGTCCGACCGGCTTCGCGACCACCAGATGGTCCTGACGCTGGCGGTGTACGGCTCCTTCGAGTTGACGGACGGCCTGCTGCTCTACGTCAACGACGAGAAGCGCACGACGTGGGGCGCCGGTCTGTTCCAGTCACTGCGCTTCCGCGTGGACAAGACGTTCGACAACCTGCCGCCGGAGCAGCGGCCGTTCTTCGTGTCGTCGGAGCGTTACTTCGGCGCGTTGGGCAGCCTGCGCTACCCGCTCAGCACCTTCTTCTACGTCCAGGGCGACCTGAGCATCGGCGGCACGAAGTACTTCCTGGATGACTACAACGAGTTCTACCTGGCGTTCCCAGAGCGCAACGTGTCGAACATGGAGCTCTTGTCCGCGTGGCGCGCGGACAACCAGCACATCCGTTTCCAGACGGAGCTCAGCGGGCGCGTCGGCTACGACAGCATCAAGTACCACTACGCGACGGGGCCGCTCGCGGGCAGCTCCGTGCTGCTGGAGGCCACCGCCGGCGTGCAGCCCTTCGACGGGCAGGCGTACGGCAACCTGCGCCTGGACGCGGAGCGGTACTTCCCCATCTACGGCCGCACCAACTTCTTCGCGCGCCTGGGCGCGGGCACCACGGCGGGCGGCCGCTACGCGCGCTCCTACTACCTGTCCAGCTTCGACACCCTGCGCGGCGTGAACTTCGGCGACGAGCGGTGGCTCCTGGGCCAGCACTTCGTCTACTCCACGCTGGAGGCGCAGCTGCCCCTCAACGACATCATCCGGGTGGCCTTCCTGAGCGACCTGGAGGCCATCGCCGCGGTGGACATGGGCGGCGTGGGCGACGGCGCGAGGGACCTCTGGGACCACCGCGTGCTCAACGCCGTCGTCGGCTTCAACCTGTCGCTGGGGCCCCTGCTGCTGCGCCTGCACTTCGCGAAGCCCTTCGACATCAACGCCGCCGCGGGCATGCCCGACGAGGGCTGGGTGACGAACTTCTCCATCGGCGTCGCCGGCCTCAACGGCTTCTTCGACACCAGGGGCGACCGCAAGCCCGGCTCCTCCACGCCGGGCCCTGCGCTGATGCCGGCACTGGGCGGCGGCTACACCACGCCCATGGTGCACTGA
- a CDS encoding CotH kinase family protein, with the protein MMRLRLLISLSMLLAACGAGTSNPDDPQPSVTDPGITDPNTPDSGSPDSGTPDAGASDGGSVDAGTDPVDGGSTDAGTDPQPVPEVERPYTLPKLQTALPEYVLLIPPEAMEKFNTDPWTEEQDATFQANGKTLPVKVRLRGASARFFNKKSWNVSFADKDKFEGRTSLNLIAEYADASMIAEKISYDLLAAMRVPASKATFVRLSVNGHYEGVFLEVEQVNKAFLKARQFPDDDASIYRAGWKDTEFKTWKVPYQGDWVKKTNESEPDDALWEVLDVINHTPEPQLVAALEKNLEIESYVRSMVLDALMSNNYVEDSESYFMHDDITGRWRYVPWDLNNVDARWWHENTVADQSASTKNMKHPLFSFTLLDGWVEKMYQQRKFEQGSYPGYLPAFSNMGTRVVLNPVLRSRLEARLDKALDEVFTSAVMNPYIDQLHALINASMQQDPYMDYAKFSAGKAYMKRFVQVRREFVMAEVKRLKAAQSTLVLEAFDPRAGWVEVANHGTQAVSLQGMTLTTNLRVNLAGGDYAPTIVKAPMGAVLGNTTVAPGQTVRLTAASLGITFPAKGEVGLFDGTSVVGVKDALFYGELPAGKHYARGSEGWEVR; encoded by the coding sequence ATGATGCGCCTACGACTCCTGATCAGTCTCTCGATGCTGCTGGCCGCATGCGGTGCCGGAACGTCGAATCCCGATGACCCACAGCCCTCCGTGACCGACCCCGGCATCACGGACCCCAACACACCGGACTCCGGCTCGCCCGACTCGGGCACCCCGGATGCCGGGGCTTCCGACGGCGGCTCCGTGGATGCGGGCACCGACCCCGTGGATGGCGGGAGCACGGATGCCGGCACGGATCCGCAACCTGTTCCGGAGGTGGAGCGGCCCTACACGCTGCCGAAGCTCCAGACGGCGCTGCCGGAGTACGTGCTGCTCATCCCTCCGGAGGCGATGGAGAAGTTCAACACGGACCCGTGGACGGAGGAGCAGGACGCGACGTTCCAGGCGAACGGCAAGACGCTCCCGGTGAAGGTGCGGCTGCGCGGCGCCTCCGCGCGCTTCTTCAACAAGAAGAGTTGGAACGTCAGCTTCGCGGACAAGGACAAGTTCGAGGGACGCACGTCGCTCAACCTCATCGCCGAGTACGCCGACGCGTCGATGATCGCGGAGAAGATCTCCTACGACCTGCTGGCTGCGATGCGGGTGCCGGCGTCGAAGGCGACGTTCGTGCGGCTCTCCGTGAACGGCCACTACGAGGGCGTGTTCCTGGAGGTGGAGCAGGTCAACAAGGCCTTCCTCAAGGCGAGGCAGTTCCCGGATGACGACGCGTCCATCTACCGCGCGGGATGGAAGGACACGGAGTTCAAGACGTGGAAGGTCCCCTACCAGGGCGACTGGGTGAAGAAGACGAACGAGAGCGAGCCCGACGACGCGCTGTGGGAGGTGCTGGACGTCATCAACCACACGCCGGAGCCGCAGCTGGTGGCCGCGCTGGAGAAGAACCTGGAGATCGAGTCCTACGTGCGCTCCATGGTGTTGGACGCGCTGATGTCCAACAACTACGTGGAGGACTCCGAGAGCTACTTCATGCACGACGACATCACCGGGCGCTGGCGCTACGTGCCCTGGGACTTGAACAACGTGGATGCGCGCTGGTGGCACGAGAACACCGTGGCGGACCAGTCCGCCTCCACGAAGAACATGAAGCACCCGCTGTTCAGCTTCACGCTGCTGGATGGCTGGGTGGAGAAGATGTACCAGCAGCGCAAGTTCGAGCAGGGCAGCTACCCGGGCTATCTGCCGGCGTTCTCCAACATGGGCACGCGCGTGGTGCTGAACCCCGTGCTGCGCTCCCGCCTGGAGGCGCGGCTGGACAAGGCGCTGGACGAGGTCTTCACCTCGGCGGTGATGAACCCGTACATCGACCAGCTCCATGCGTTGATCAACGCGTCCATGCAGCAGGACCCGTACATGGACTACGCGAAGTTCAGCGCGGGCAAGGCGTACATGAAGCGCTTCGTGCAGGTGCGCCGCGAGTTCGTGATGGCGGAGGTGAAGCGGCTGAAGGCGGCGCAATCCACGCTGGTGTTGGAGGCGTTCGACCCGCGCGCGGGCTGGGTGGAGGTGGCCAACCACGGCACGCAGGCCGTGTCGCTCCAGGGCATGACGCTGACCACGAACCTCCGGGTGAACCTGGCGGGCGGTGACTACGCGCCCACCATCGTGAAGGCCCCCATGGGCGCGGTGCTGGGCAACACGACGGTGGCGCCGGGACAGACGGTGCGGCTCACGGCCGCCTCGCTGGGCATCACCTTCCCCGCCAAGGGCGAGGTGGGCCTGTTCGACGGCACATCGGTGGTGGGCGTGAAGGACGCGCTGTTCTACGGCGAGCTGCCCGCGGGCAAGCACTACGCCCGCGGCTCGGAGGGCTGGGAGGTGCGCTAA